From Dendropsophus ebraccatus isolate aDenEbr1 chromosome 2, aDenEbr1.pat, whole genome shotgun sequence, a single genomic window includes:
- the LOC138784158 gene encoding proto-oncogene Mas-like, whose translation MNNSTIAPKVAAQNITDGDYPENVNLPWTIIFAIAIVFCLIGFVGNIIVLFYLCFKIKKNKYSIYIINLSVADFIYLIFTIPVLILYINTVTNPNPHFEGKVSVYLFFEILCDSAQYSGMFILTAISLERCLSVLFPLWYQCHRPQNLSTITCAAVWLIGCSESLIENLVCSPEDFATPTTACTAVQIIVFGLSIVICLVIMVISSFILLIKIKKSFGMQYSLKPYISILISFFLYSVSVCIYFVWFLLFIQLLDFNFYYLFASVFSTVLNCTIDPYIYFIVGKKWKQKTSHSIQDALEQAVRTEDDENDDSSSNKTSNTSSQTNLARTF comes from the coding sequence atgaataACTCAACTATAGCTCCGAAAGTCGCTGCACAAAATATTACTGATGGTGACTATCCAGAAAATGTGAACCTGCCTTGGACTATAATTTTCGCCATTGCTATAGTTTTCTGTCTCATTGGCTTCGTAGGAAACATTATTGTTTTGTTCTATCTTTGCTTCAAGATCAAAAAGAACAAGTATTCCATTTACATTATCAATTTGTCAGTGGCCGACTTCATCTatctaatattcaccatacctgtactaatattatatattaatacAGTAACAAATCCAAATCCACATTTTGAAGGAAAAGTTTCAGTTTATCTATTTTTTGAGATACTTTGTGACAGTGCACAATACTCCGGAATGTTCATCCTCACAGCCATCAGTCTGGAAAGATGCCTCTCTGTTCTGTTCCCTCTCTGGTACCAATGCCATCGGCCCCAGAATTTGTCTACTATCACCTGTGCTGCAGTCTGGCTCATTGGATGCTCAGAGAGTCTCATAGAGAACTTGGTGTGCTCACCAGAAGATTTCGCCACGCCGACTACAGCGTGTACAGCAGTTCAGATAATAGTTTTTGGTTTATCTATTGTTATCTGTTTAGTGATCATGGTCATTTCAAGTTTCATCTTGCTCATTAAAATAAAGAAGAGCTTTGGTATGCAGTATTCACTGAAGCCATACATTAGTAttctcatttcattttttttatatagtgtttCTGTCTGTATTTATTTTGTCTGGTTTTTATTGTTTATTCAGTTGctagattttaatttttattatttatttgcaaGTGTGTTTTCTACAGTTTTAAACTGTACCATTGATCCATATATCTACTTTATTGTTGGGAAAAAATGGAAGCAGAAAACGAGCCATTCTATCCAAGATGCCCTTGAACAAGCCGTCAGAACAGAAGATGATGAAAATGATGACTCAAGCAGTAACAAAACAAGTAACACTTCAAGCCAAACCAATCTTGCAAGAACATTCTAA